ACATGAAACTTTTTACGCTCCTCGGAATATTTGCAGTACTCATTATCTTTTCTCCCTCTCCAGAGAGAGACTTTTTGGCGAATATCGTGTCCGATGATGCTCAAAAGGATCAAAATGTGGACGTAAGTATTGAGGCAAATACCAAATCTTCGCAGAATGATAAGAACACCGAAGAAGATCCTCTCCATTCGGCGCCACTGGAATTCTGTGGAACTTTCTCAGGAGATGATGCTCCATCAGAAAAAATATGCAGAAAATCCCTTTCAAGCATTACTGAAATCACGAGTGTCATGAAGAGAATTGAGGAGAAGGGACTCGATAAGAAATTTTGTGACAAAATGAAGAATTCCGATAACCTTTCCTTCTGCAGAAAAAAACTTGCACTGCAAAATGCTTTTGGGCGAGATGAGGAAATAATTCTCAAAAAAAGATCGTCTTGGAATCTCAGTGAAGAGGATTGTAATTCTCAAAAATCTCACAAAAACTTTGAACTCTGCCAAGAAAAACTCACAGAGCAAAAGGATCAGTGTCAAAACCAGATTACTGGCGAAACAGGAATTTATGTCGATTTAGAGACACAGGTACTATATGGAGTCAAGAATTGTCGAGTAATTGTCTATACACGAATTCTCTCGGGCGCGAATGCGACACCGACGCCTCCTGGAGGATATAAAATCTGGCTCGAACGCACCAACCATTGGATGCAAGGGCGGTGGTTTGTACAAAACGCTCTCTATTACGATGGATTCAGGGCCGTCCATGATGCAGAATGGAGAGTCCTCCCAAAATTCTGGGAAATTTCAAATCGAGGGAATGGTGGATCACATTCATGCGTTAATACGCCTATAGAGCAAATGAAAATTATTCGCGCTAACTTTGGACTTGGGGATTCTGTGGAAATTCTGAGCAGCCTTCCTGATGATCTTGCTGCCGAGTTCAGAGAAAAAACGCAGATGATAGAGCTCTACGATCCGAGTAAATTTGAAGGACAATTGCCAGCACCATATCGCTTTTATTTCTGAAACGTATCCCCTGCAAAAGATTCGTATTGTTCTTGAAATTTCGGAGGAGGAAGCAGTAAGCTATGAGTAGTAAGCACGATATGATTTGGAAAATATGGATATTGCTGACAAAATTCAACTTCGCATTTCTTATATCATTCGTGTTGCTCTTCTCATTGCATTTTTTTTCGCGATATTCACGGGACATTGGCTGAATATTTTTCTTGCCGGAACAGCGTTTTATTTTAGTTTTTTGCCGGCCATCATTGAAAAAAACTATAAGGTTTCACTTCCTACGGAATTAGAATTTTTGTGTGTGATTTTTATTTTTTGTTCGTTATATCTCGGAGAGATCCAGGATTATTATGTTCGATTTTGGTGGTGGGATATTGTAGTACATGGGAGTTCCGGTGTTCTTCTTGGAATTCTGGGATTTCTTCTCGTGTACATTCTCAATAAAGAAAAGAGCACTCGAATCCATATGGATACGATATTTATCGGAATTTTTTCATTTGTTTTTGCGGTCGCAATTGGAGCACTCTGGGAAATCTTTGAATTTGGCGTGGATAATATTTTCGGAGCAAATATGCAGAGAGCCAGCCTTGAAGATACCATGTGGGATCTTATTCTTGATTCTCTTGGCGCTTTTCTGGCTTCACTCGGAGGATATTACTACCTCAAAGGTGGTGAAAATCACTTTTTTAATCGAATTTTTCGAAAATTTATCGAAAAAAATCCAAAAATTTTTGATCCAGAAATGTGGAAAAAATGGAGAAAGGATCTCTGGGAAAAAAAAATTAGACTCCAAAAGAGAAGGTAGCATTCTCCCAAAAGGATTCTTCATGAGTTTGCAATTTCACCACCATTCTCTATAATTTTCGCTGCATTTCAATTTTTCCACATTCCCTATGTTTCAAAAGTTCAAGGATATGTACAAACTCCAAAAACAGGCAAAACAAATAAAATCCGAACTCAAAAATATTCATATTGAAGCAGGATCTTCTGGGATCAAAGTTGTGGTGACTGCTGAACAGGAAATTATTTCAATCGATATTCCTCCAGAACTTTTTGTTCCCGAAAAAAAACTATTTGTGGAGAAAGCCCTAAAAGAAGCCCTCCAAAAAGCCACAAAAAAGGCTCAGGAAGTGGGAGCGGAAAAAATGAAAGGAATTATGGGAGATATGGGATTTCCGGGAATGTAATACTGCTTCGCTTTTGAAAGGATACTCAATTTTAGTATTATGCCACGGAGCTTTCTCTGTTGAATTATTGTTTCAAAAGCTTCGCAGTATTGAGAAGTGATATTTCTAAAGCGAAGTGGTATAACATTCTGAGAGCGAACTCAGATACTTTTCACAAAATATTTTCAAAAATATGCCTTCACGTTTTCAATCTCTTCGCCGGAAGGTTTTTGTTATGCTGGGCATAATTTTTTTCGGAGCTCTCGCCTTTGTGGCAATAGAGGAATTGCGATATCAAAAACTTCTGGAGATGGTGCCCGCTTCCGCTACCGATGAAATGCGCCTTTTTAAGGTCGATCAGGGACTTACTCTGAAGCAAATTTCTGAAAAGCTCGAAAAAGAAAACTTTATTGTTGCGGCATGGGTTTTTGAAAAATATGCTTCTCGAAATGATTTTTCAAAAAAACTTCAGTCGGGAAGATTTTATCTCTCGAGCAGTATGTCTCTTCCCGAAATTGCGAAAGTGCTTCTCAATATACAAAAACGAGAAGAATTTTTTACTATCCCTGAAGGACTTACTCTTGAGGAAATTGACGAAAGGATCAGAGCAAAAGGATATGCTCCAGCAGGATCGTTTCTTTCCTGTATTCGAAAAACTTGTGATTTTTCTGATTTCGATTTTCTTCCAAAAGATCGAAACACCTCAGAAGGATATTTCTTCCCAGAAACTTACGCAGTACATCCGGGAAATTTTTCTCCAGAGGATCTCGCGAGAAAAATGCTTTCCGAATTTCAAAAAAGAATGGAGAAAATTAAAATTCCGAGCAAGAGATCTCCAAAAGAAATTATCATTATGGCGTCACTTTTGGAACGTGAGAGCAAGGATGTCGAAGAAATGCCGATTATTTCTGGAATTCTCTGGAAGCGTCTTGATGAGGGATGGGTTCTTGGAGTAGATGCCACGATTCGTTATGCCCTTCATAAAAAAATAGGCGCACTCACTTCGGAAGAATTGGCAAATTCATCTCCATTTAACACCCGCAAATTTCTTGGCCTTCCTCCTACAGCTATTTGTAATCCAGGAGAGAATTCTTTAACGGCTGCAGCAGTTCCTGAAGCATCACCATACTACTATTACCTCCATGGAAGTGATGGGAAAATTCATTACGCCACGACAAACGATGAGCATAATGAGAATAAGTATAAATACCTATAATTTTTAATTTTGAAATTTTAAATTTCTAAATAAATTCTAATTTCTAATTTTTTAAACTGGTACATTTATTTTGGTATTTTTTAGAAATTAAACATTAAGATTTATTTAGAAATTTAAAATTTCAAAATTAAAAATTATACAATTACCCCGCCTCCCAAAATGAGTTCTCCTCTCGAAAATACAGCAGATTGTCCGGGAGTGATTGCCCGAATTTTTTTGTCGAACTTGATGAGTCTCTCATCATTCTTTCCAAAAATATGCGCTCTTTCTGGTTTTCCCCCATGGCGAATACGAATTTCAATTGGGCTTCCTTCTTCGAGTTCTTCTCCGATAAAACTCACCTTTTTGAGATGGAGTTCATCAACAAAGAGTTCCTCATTCTCGCCAACATAAAGAATATTTTTGGAAAGATCACTTCCAAGGACATAAAGCGGGCAAATCATTCCTCCAACTTTTGCTCGCTGCCCAACTGTATACCTTGGCAAACCTTCGTGCTCGCCAATATGTTGTCCATTTTTCTTGAGAACTATTGACCCTTTTTGAAATAAGCTTTTAGGAAGATGCCTTTCTAAAAAAGGAAAATATTGAGTTTCTGGATAAAAACATACTCCTTGCGATTCACGTTTTTCTACAAATTCCTGAAATCCATTTTTACGCGCTATTTCTCTCACTTTTTGTTTCGTAAAATTGCCAAGAGGAAAAAGAACATGCGCGAGTTTCTCTTGAGAAAGATTATACAAAAAATAACTCTGATCCTTCGTGTCATCACATCCTCTCATGAGTTCCCACATTTTTCTTTTCGGATTCCATTCGTTTCGAGAGTAATGCCCAGTCGCAACAAAGTCCGCACTCAGATCTTTCATCTTTTCCAAAAAAAATCCAAATTTTACTGTGCGATTGCATTCCACACACGGATTTGGCGTAATTCCCATATTGAATCCCTCTAAAAATTCATCTACTACTGCCTTTTTAAACTTTTCACGAAAATCGATTACATAAAAAGGCATATTCAGCTTTT
This sequence is a window from Candidatus Peregrinibacteria bacterium. Protein-coding genes within it:
- a CDS encoding YbaB/EbfC family nucleoid-associated protein; the encoded protein is MFQKFKDMYKLQKQAKQIKSELKNIHIEAGSSGIKVVVTAEQEIISIDIPPELFVPEKKLFVEKALKEALQKATKKAQEVGAEKMKGIMGDMGFPGM
- a CDS encoding L,D-transpeptidase translates to MKLFTLLGIFAVLIIFSPSPERDFLANIVSDDAQKDQNVDVSIEANTKSSQNDKNTEEDPLHSAPLEFCGTFSGDDAPSEKICRKSLSSITEITSVMKRIEEKGLDKKFCDKMKNSDNLSFCRKKLALQNAFGRDEEIILKKRSSWNLSEEDCNSQKSHKNFELCQEKLTEQKDQCQNQITGETGIYVDLETQVLYGVKNCRVIVYTRILSGANATPTPPGGYKIWLERTNHWMQGRWFVQNALYYDGFRAVHDAEWRVLPKFWEISNRGNGGSHSCVNTPIEQMKIIRANFGLGDSVEILSSLPDDLAAEFREKTQMIELYDPSKFEGQLPAPYRFYF
- the mltG gene encoding endolytic transglycosylase MltG; translation: MLGIIFFGALAFVAIEELRYQKLLEMVPASATDEMRLFKVDQGLTLKQISEKLEKENFIVAAWVFEKYASRNDFSKKLQSGRFYLSSSMSLPEIAKVLLNIQKREEFFTIPEGLTLEEIDERIRAKGYAPAGSFLSCIRKTCDFSDFDFLPKDRNTSEGYFFPETYAVHPGNFSPEDLARKMLSEFQKRMEKIKIPSKRSPKEIIIMASLLERESKDVEEMPIISGILWKRLDEGWVLGVDATIRYALHKKIGALTSEELANSSPFNTRKFLGLPPTAICNPGENSLTAAAVPEASPYYYYLHGSDGKIHYATTNDEHNENKYKYL
- the mnmA gene encoding tRNA 2-thiouridine(34) synthase MnmA; the protein is MKRKRVLVGLSGGLDSTISALLLTREGYDVIGIHLKLWTDDKAPSLTKNLPENKCCSVRDLMLARGVAKKLNMPFYVIDFREKFKKAVVDEFLEGFNMGITPNPCVECNRTVKFGFFLEKMKDLSADFVATGHYSRNEWNPKRKMWELMRGCDDTKDQSYFLYNLSQEKLAHVLFPLGNFTKQKVREIARKNGFQEFVEKRESQGVCFYPETQYFPFLERHLPKSLFQKGSIVLKKNGQHIGEHEGLPRYTVGQRAKVGGMICPLYVLGSDLSKNILYVGENEELFVDELHLKKVSFIGEELEEGSPIEIRIRHGGKPERAHIFGKNDERLIKFDKKIRAITPGQSAVFSRGELILGGGVIV